In one window of Hyla sarda isolate aHylSar1 chromosome 1, aHylSar1.hap1, whole genome shotgun sequence DNA:
- the LOC130296871 gene encoding gastrula zinc finger protein XlCGF26.1-like — protein sequence MNQDEDLNYINASKTYVSSDEQYKDDIPAGKNLIYFNAKDIKKEEETDVSGDEKYKEDISTGKDRTYINGTDIKKEEETDVSGDEQYKEDIPTGKDLIYINALALRVKEEETDLSGDEQYKEDITTDSCTGRSEENLISSYYKADDDITQDTYEEHSIIPDTPSALHRQDLSSHPVIPVMSSDPSQAGKQNESHRRVVGHGKTNTEKEPFSCLECGKCFTKKSRLFEHQRTHTGEMPFPCPECGKCYRYKSNLVEHLKIHTGEKPFLCLECGKCFPQKTQLFKHQRTHTGERPFPCPECGRSFSRNLSLVEHQRIHTGEKPFSCSECGKSFILKSQLVIHQRTHTGEKPYPCPECKKCFTQKIHLVNHQRTHLTEKPFPCPECEKCFSMKASLLEHHKFHTGEKPFICSECGKCFNLNSQPIEHNRIHTGEKPYSCSECENCFILKSSLVKHQRIHTGEKSLQCTECEKCFTQKSSLVQHLRIHTGEKPFFCLECGKSFISKSILVQHQKTHTGKRPFPCPECDKCFTRKSILIQHEKIHTGEKPFLCQECGKCFTRKSLLVEHQRIHTGERPFKCSECGKSYTLKKTLTKHQRKSFHVQCVGNV from the exons ATGAATCAGGATGAAGATCTAAATTATATTAATGCTTCAAAGAcatatgtgagcagtgatgagcagtataaggatgaCATTCCTGCAGGGAAAAATCTGATCTATTTTAATGCTAaagacataaagaaagaagaggagacagATGTTAGCGGTGATGagaagtataaggaggacatttctacTGGAAAAGATCGGACCTATATTAATGGTACAGatataaagaaagaagaagagacagatgtgagcggtgatgagcagtataaggaggacattcctacagggaaagatctgatctatattaatgctctaGCCCTGAGGGTAAAAGAAGAGGAGACAGatttgagcggtgatgagcaataCAAGGAGGACATTACTACAG ATTCTTGTAccgggagatcagaggagaatcttatatcttcatattataaagcagatgatgatatcacacaagatacatatgaagaacattccattatcccagatacaccctcagcccttcacagacaagatctgtcatctcatcctgttATACCCGTCATGTCTTCTGATCCATCACAGGCTGGTAAACAGAATGAAAGCCACAGAAGGGTTGTTGGACATGGAAAAACTAATACAGAAAAGGAGCCATTTTcttgtttagaatgtgggaaatgttttactaaaaaaTCAAGACTTtttgaacatcaaagaactcacacaggagagatgccatttccatgtccagaatgtggaaaatgttatcgttataaatcaaatcttgttgaacatctaaaaattcacacaggagagaagccatttctttgtctagaatgtggaaaatgttttcctCAAAAAACACAGCtttttaaacatcaaagaactcacacaggggagagacCATTTCCATGCCCAGAATGTGGGAGGAGTTTCTCAAGAAATTTAagtcttgttgaacatcagagaattcatacgggggagaagccattttcatgttcagaatgtgggaaaagttttatTCTGAAATCGCAACTTGttatacatcaaagaactcacacgggGGAGAAGCCATATCCATGCCCAGAATGtaagaaatgttttactcagaaaataCATCTTGTGAATCACCAAAGAACTCACTTAAcagagaagccatttccatgccCAGAATGTGAAAAGTGCTTCTCAATGAAAGCAAGTCTTCTTGAACATCATAaatttcacacaggagagaagccatttatatgctcagaatgtgggaaatgtttcaatTTGAATTCACAACCTATTGAACATaatagaattcacacaggagaaaagccatattcatgttcagaatgtgagaatTGTTTTATTCTCAAATCatctcttgttaaacatcaaagaattcacacaggggagaagtcatTACAATGCACAGAATGcgaaaaatgttttactcagaaatcatctCTTGTCCAACAtctgagaattcacacaggggagaagccatttttctGCCTGGAATGTGGGAAATCTTTTATTTCAAAATCAATACTTGTacaacatcaaaaaactcacacaggaaagAGGCCGTttccatgtccagaatgtgacaaaTGTTTTACTCGTAAATCAATACTTATTCAACatgagaaaattcacacaggggagaagccatttttgtgccaagaatgtgggaaatgttttactcgtaAATCATTACTTGTTgagcatcagagaattcacacgggGGAGAGGCCATttaaatgttctgaatgtggaAAATCATATACCTTAAAAAAAACTCTTACTAAACATCAAAGAAAGAGTTTTCATGTCCAGTGTGTGGGAAACGTTTAA